The sequence TGAAATAGAGGCCATGCTCCTGAAGCACGTAGCGATTTTCCTCGATGTCGCTGCAGATCACCGGCGCCCCGAGATAGGCGCTCTCCAGGATCACCGGCGACAGGCCTTCCAGATCAGAGGGCTGAACATAGGCGAAGCAGTTCTTCATCAGGGCGTGCGTCTCCGCCCCATAGACATAGCCAGGAAAGCGGATGCGCGGATCCTGGGTGGCGCGAAGCGCCTTGTCGTAGTCGCTGGGGTGAGGGCTGCCGCCGACGAGAACCAGCGCCTTGTCCGTCGGCAAGCCCTCGAACGCCGGGATCAGATAGTGCAACCCCTTGTCCGGAATGAAACGACCGACGAACAGGAAATATTCTCCACGCTTCAGGCCCAGGCGCGACAGGACGTCTTCAGCCTTCGCGTCGTATTCGACGTCAGCGCCAAAGGGAATGAAAGCGTATTTACGCTTGAAGCGTTTTTCGAAGAAAGCGCGCGTGAAGATGTTATCGAAAATGATCTCGTTGTGCACGAACGCCGAAACAAACATGGTCATTTTCAGATAGGATTTGCCGAGCCACGACCATTTTCCGCGTTGCCACTCGTTTCCGTCTTCACTCAGAAAAGTTTTCTTCCCGAACAGCCGCAGCAGCAGGGCGAAAGGGCTGTTGCCTCCGTTCTGCATGTGCACGACATCGGCGCGATTGTGCAGGATGATGTCGAGGGTCACTTTGGCCGAGTGCAGCAGCGCCTCCAGTCCTGAGCGCCGCGTCGTGCGAACCGCGCGCACGGTGACCCCCAGATGTTCGTGCGGAGGCGGCAGGGCTTCGCCGGGGTAGGCGCGTTCATAGGCTGTCACCTGGCAGCCGCGCGCCACGAGTCGGGGCAACAATTCCAGCACGTATTTTTCGGCGCCTGCGCTTCCGTCCCGCGGCGGAAACCGCCGAAAGCCGAATGCGGCGATGCGCAGGGGACGCGAGGACTGGATCATGCGCCAGCGTAGATCTTGGCCAGCCGCTCAGGATAGTCGGGGAAGT is a genomic window of Phenylobacterium montanum containing:
- a CDS encoding glycosyltransferase family 4 protein, giving the protein MIQSSRPLRIAAFGFRRFPPRDGSAGAEKYVLELLPRLVARGCQVTAYERAYPGEALPPPHEHLGVTVRAVRTTRRSGLEALLHSAKVTLDIILHNRADVVHMQNGGNSPFALLLRLFGKKTFLSEDGNEWQRGKWSWLGKSYLKMTMFVSAFVHNEIIFDNIFTRAFFEKRFKRKYAFIPFGADVEYDAKAEDVLSRLGLKRGEYFLFVGRFIPDKGLHYLIPAFEGLPTDKALVLVGGSPHPSDYDKALRATQDPRIRFPGYVYGAETHALMKNCFAYVQPSDLEGLSPVILESAYLGAPVICSDIEENRYVLQEHGLYFKKGDIADLRRVLAGALADPEGLKQTAARQSEHVRRVYSWDSVADQHLSVFEGRRERQTAAAAH